In a single window of the Campylobacter fetus subsp. testudinum 03-427 genome:
- a CDS encoding membrane-associated zinc metalloprotease, S2P/M50 family (Pfam match to PF02163.18 Peptidase_M50): protein MSNFDVSTIITLVVVLVISVVGHEIAHGFVAFKFKDNTAKNAGRLSINPLKHIDILGTIVVPSLMYLAGGVLFGWAKPVPINTYTVIKNGGYFGAICVSLAGIVYNFLLALASFLLIYFGIIPEFSIKAMSMLLTINLILGIFNLYPIPPLDGSHAFSYVLRIFKFEKLANLYQSLSRYGFIILVILIISPAASYVFSPIYAILDLVKTALISR from the coding sequence ATGAGTAATTTTGATGTATCTACTATAATAACACTTGTCGTAGTTCTAGTAATATCTGTAGTAGGTCACGAGATAGCTCACGGTTTTGTCGCTTTTAAATTCAAAGATAATACTGCAAAAAATGCAGGTAGGCTTAGCATAAATCCTTTGAAACACATCGATATTTTAGGTACGATTGTGGTTCCATCACTTATGTATCTAGCTGGTGGAGTTTTGTTTGGTTGGGCAAAACCTGTTCCTATAAATACATATACGGTAATTAAAAACGGTGGATATTTTGGTGCTATATGTGTTAGTTTAGCTGGTATTGTTTATAATTTTTTACTTGCTTTAGCATCGTTTTTGCTGATATATTTTGGAATTATTCCAGAATTTAGTATAAAAGCTATGAGTATGCTTTTGACTATAAATTTAATATTAGGAATTTTCAATCTTTATCCGATACCGCCTCTTGATGGATCACACGCTTTTTCTTATGTTTTAAGGATTTTTAAATTTGAAAAATTAGCAAATTTGTATCAAAGTCTTAGCAGATATGGATTTATAATTCTTGTAATTTTGATCATAAGTCCGGCGGCTAGTTATGTTTTTTCACCTATTTATGCTATTTTGGATTTGGTTAAAACTGCGCTTATATCACGCTAA
- the folD gene encoding bifunctional 5,10-methylene-tetrahydrofolate dehydrogenase / 5,10-methylene-tetrahydrofolate cyclohydrolase (bifunctional~Pfam matches to PF02882.15 THF_DHG_CYH_C, and to PF00763.19 THF_DHG_CYH) yields the protein MQIIDGKSVSAKVKEYVKNEAISLKKSGITPTLAVILVGEDKASQTYVASKEKACLACEMGSVMHRLSKETSQSELLALIEVLNLDDSIDGILVQLPLPKHIDTNKVLEAIDPAKDVDGFHAINVGKLSSGLDGFVPCTPLGIMELLKEYNVNLQGIDAVVIGRSNIVGKPMASLLLNAGATISIAHSKTKNLPEITKRAKLVVVAVGKPNFLNADMVSDGAIVIDVGINRLDSGKLVGDVDFESVAPKCSLITPVPGGVGPMTIAMLLSNTLKSAKNRKCNV from the coding sequence TTGCAGATCATAGATGGAAAAAGCGTAAGTGCAAAAGTCAAAGAATACGTAAAAAACGAAGCAATAAGCTTAAAAAAATCAGGTATAACCCCAACATTAGCAGTAATTTTAGTAGGAGAGGACAAAGCTAGCCAAACATACGTAGCAAGCAAAGAAAAAGCTTGCTTGGCTTGTGAAATGGGCTCGGTGATGCATAGACTGAGTAAAGAAACTAGTCAAAGTGAGCTTTTAGCTCTTATAGAGGTTTTAAATTTAGACGATAGCATCGATGGAATTTTAGTTCAACTTCCACTTCCAAAACATATAGATACTAACAAAGTTTTAGAAGCTATCGATCCTGCTAAGGATGTTGATGGATTTCACGCTATAAATGTTGGAAAACTCTCAAGCGGACTTGATGGATTCGTGCCTTGCACTCCGCTTGGTATAATGGAGCTTTTAAAAGAGTATAATGTAAATTTACAAGGCATTGATGCAGTTGTTATAGGAAGAAGCAACATAGTTGGAAAACCTATGGCAAGTCTTCTTTTAAATGCTGGAGCAACTATAAGTATCGCTCATTCTAAAACTAAAAACTTACCCGAAATAACCAAACGCGCTAAACTTGTTGTAGTGGCAGTTGGAAAACCGAATTTCTTAAATGCTGATATGGTTAGTGATGGTGCTATAGTCATTGATGTAGGTATAAACCGTTTAGATAGTGGTAAGTTAGTAGGAGACGTGGATTTTGAGAGTGTTGCTCCAAAATGTTCACTCATAACGCCAGTTCCGGGCGGCGTTGGACCTATGACTATCGCTATGCTTTTAAGCAATACATTAAAATCTGCTAAAAATAGAAAGTGCAATGTATGA
- a CDS encoding major facilitator superfamily transporter, possible sugar permease (Pfam match to PF07690.12 MFS_1): protein MISSKRVIISLSALFFGMSFIFIANGLVVSSAGVLLTSMNADKTMIGVITSFFFIGALTCTVVSHRLISKVGHMRAYAIFTAIFAISALSHDLSKNLIVWAALRFMLGFCYYSIVMVIESWLNAKTANSIRSRVLAFYEIIFYSCFGLGAVIMSLNLDATKVFLIGTIFIILGSIPLNFLKVRSPQIPQTANISLPKIYGIAPLALATSIVAGLLINGFFSMSALFILAQGYSAKEAGVFIVSSMCGGFLSHMFFGVLSDKFGRKFAIILASCIALISSLLFIVIKPTINIQYIFAFFLGIGIFVLYALALARANDVIEDKSRCVEVGRALLFSYLLGSFFSPLIIGFSINTFGDFGFIYFYSLTLTLLIVFAIFQKSIPKELEVAFTRHSGHSVVFDELKDDNNKQ, encoded by the coding sequence GTGATAAGTAGCAAAAGAGTTATAATATCGCTAAGTGCGCTATTTTTTGGAATGTCATTCATTTTTATTGCAAATGGTTTAGTGGTAAGTTCTGCTGGAGTGTTGCTTACTAGTATGAATGCGGATAAAACAATGATCGGAGTGATAACGTCATTTTTTTTCATAGGAGCGCTCACTTGCACGGTAGTTTCTCATAGGCTTATTTCAAAAGTCGGTCATATGAGAGCTTACGCTATATTTACTGCGATTTTTGCTATTTCAGCTTTATCGCATGATTTAAGCAAAAATCTTATAGTTTGGGCTGCTTTGAGATTTATGCTTGGATTTTGTTATTATAGTATAGTAATGGTCATAGAAAGCTGGTTAAATGCAAAAACCGCAAACTCCATTAGATCACGAGTTTTAGCATTTTATGAGATTATATTTTACAGCTGCTTTGGTCTGGGGGCTGTTATTATGAGTTTAAATTTAGATGCTACAAAAGTATTTTTAATAGGAACCATATTTATCATATTAGGCTCCATTCCGCTTAATTTCTTAAAAGTAAGATCACCACAAATTCCGCAAACTGCAAATATCAGCCTACCTAAAATTTACGGTATCGCTCCCCTGGCATTAGCAACTAGCATAGTAGCAGGACTTCTTATAAATGGATTTTTTTCTATGTCTGCTCTGTTTATACTAGCTCAAGGATATAGTGCAAAAGAAGCTGGAGTATTTATAGTTTCATCTATGTGTGGTGGATTTTTATCGCATATGTTTTTTGGAGTTTTATCAGATAAATTTGGAAGAAAATTTGCTATTATCTTAGCATCTTGCATAGCTCTTATTTCATCACTTTTATTTATAGTTATAAAACCTACTATAAATATTCAATATATTTTTGCATTCTTTTTAGGTATAGGAATTTTCGTACTATATGCGTTGGCTCTTGCTAGAGCAAATGATGTTATAGAAGATAAAAGCAGATGTGTAGAAGTCGGAAGAGCGCTACTGTTTAGCTATCTTTTAGGATCATTTTTCTCTCCACTTATAATCGGATTTTCTATAAATACGTTTGGGGATTTTGGTTTTATATATTTTTATAGCTTAACGCTTACTTTGTTGATAGTATTTGCAATATTTCAAAAATCAATTCCAAAAGAGCTTGAAGTCGCATTTACAAGACATAGCGGTCATAGCGTAGTTTTTGATGAGTTAAAAGATGATAATAACAAACAATAA
- a CDS encoding putative protein, possible cytochrome c (Pfam match to PF00034.17 Cytochrom_C): protein MKFLYIFLMSFSFLMAEEFITKLEYAKMLYQNPRGIGCNKCHGEKGDGSLIVKYKNLDRKNNVYVEKSLIAPRINNLDFDKFKSAIKESKGIMPSYFLTDNEILNLYEYIKTFNKENK, encoded by the coding sequence ATGAAATTTCTTTATATTTTTTTAATGTCTTTTAGTTTTTTGATGGCTGAAGAGTTCATAACAAAATTAGAATACGCTAAAATGCTATATCAAAATCCACGCGGTATCGGATGCAATAAATGTCACGGTGAAAAAGGCGATGGAAGTCTTATAGTAAAATATAAAAATTTAGATAGGAAAAACAATGTTTATGTGGAAAAATCCCTTATCGCTCCGCGTATAAATAATCTTGATTTTGATAAATTTAAATCAGCGATCAAAGAGTCAAAAGGCATAATGCCAAGCTACTTTTTAACAGATAACGAGATACTAAATTTATACGAATACATCAAAACTTTTAATAAGGAAAACAAATGA
- the apt gene encoding adenine phosphoribosyltransferase (Pfam match to PF00156.23 Pribosyltran), which translates to MKELSKFDKEYLLGTIRDIKDFPKPGIVFKDITTLLGDAKAFKFLLDHLEDRYKDSNLNYIVGIESRGFILGAALSARLNLGFVPVRKPNKLPYMTISQKYSLEYGFDEVEMHIDAFDQIKNPKVLLVDDLIATGGTARASSQLLKKLGVNLVEACFLVDLVDLGGSKELKSECSVYSILEV; encoded by the coding sequence ATGAAAGAACTTTCCAAATTTGATAAAGAGTATCTTTTAGGTACTATAAGAGATATAAAAGACTTTCCAAAACCAGGAATTGTATTTAAAGATATAACCACGCTTTTAGGCGACGCTAAAGCCTTTAAGTTTCTGCTCGATCATTTAGAAGATAGATATAAAGATTCAAATTTAAACTATATAGTTGGCATAGAAAGTAGAGGATTTATTTTGGGTGCGGCACTTAGCGCAAGGCTAAATTTAGGATTTGTACCTGTTAGAAAACCAAATAAACTTCCTTATATGACAATTTCACAAAAATATAGCTTGGAGTATGGATTTGATGAAGTAGAGATGCATATCGACGCATTTGATCAGATCAAAAATCCTAAAGTTCTTTTAGTAGATGATTTAATAGCAACTGGAGGCACAGCAAGAGCTTCCTCGCAACTTCTAAAAAAATTAGGAGTAAATTTAGTAGAAGCTTGTTTTTTAGTGGATTTAGTGGATCTTGGAGGAAGCAAAGAGCTTAAAAGCGAATGCTCAGTTTATAGTATTTTAGAGGTCTAA
- a CDS encoding leucyl aminopeptidase, peptidase M17 family (Pfam matches to PF00883.17 Peptidase_M17, and to PF02789.13 Peptidase_M17_N) — translation MKFTIVEKSLDDIKADYEIIFVVNKDLNHKFIKDGDEFDFFKFKGENVLNLTSLRRIYVGIKDLEPNSVRLGVANAYNALKDLNLKTIKMASYVGCCFKMSFQAIGEGFLLGSYKFDKYKTEKKESSISEIYISTDEFSGKQIALFEANLGLQHAQIIAESTNYAKDIVNEIPDIYTPQKMAEDAKKLSLSYPSVECKIHDENYIKSQNMHAFLAVNRASAHPPRLIHLKYTPKDNSLKKIVFVGKGLTYDSGGLSLKPSDYMLTMKSDKSGAAAAMAIIMGAARMELPFEIHAVLGATENMIGGNAYKPDDVLITRSGVSVEVRNTDAEGRLVLADCLDWAQSELKPDLLIDMATLTGACVVGLGEYTTGVMGNNYELQNEFKDFTKKSGEFLTILEFNDHLRELVKSQIADISNTSSSRYGGAITAGIFLDKFIKEEFKDKWLHLDIAGPAYTEKAWGYNQSGATGAGVRANLYYLAKLARNAEKGCK, via the coding sequence ATGAAATTCACAATAGTTGAAAAATCGTTAGATGATATAAAAGCTGATTATGAAATAATTTTTGTTGTTAATAAAGACTTAAATCATAAATTTATAAAAGATGGAGATGAGTTTGATTTTTTTAAATTTAAAGGTGAAAATGTTCTTAATCTAACAAGCCTAAGGAGAATTTATGTTGGCATAAAAGATCTTGAACCAAATAGCGTTAGATTAGGCGTTGCAAATGCTTATAACGCATTAAAAGATCTAAATTTAAAAACTATCAAAATGGCTAGTTATGTAGGATGTTGCTTTAAGATGAGTTTTCAAGCTATTGGCGAGGGATTTTTGCTTGGTAGCTATAAATTTGATAAATATAAAACCGAAAAAAAAGAGAGTTCTATAAGTGAAATTTATATCTCTACAGATGAGTTTAGCGGTAAGCAGATAGCTTTATTTGAAGCAAATCTTGGCTTACAACACGCTCAGATAATAGCAGAATCTACAAACTATGCAAAAGATATAGTAAATGAGATACCAGATATTTATACTCCCCAAAAAATGGCAGAAGATGCAAAAAAGTTGTCTCTTAGCTATCCTAGTGTAGAGTGTAAAATTCACGATGAAAACTATATAAAATCTCAAAATATGCACGCTTTTTTAGCTGTAAATAGAGCTAGTGCTCATCCTCCTCGTTTGATTCATTTAAAATATACCCCAAAAGATAACAGTCTTAAAAAGATTGTTTTTGTTGGCAAAGGCTTAACTTACGATAGTGGCGGACTAAGCTTAAAACCGAGCGATTATATGCTAACTATGAAATCAGACAAGAGCGGCGCTGCTGCTGCTATGGCGATCATAATGGGAGCAGCTAGAATGGAGCTTCCTTTTGAGATACACGCTGTTTTAGGTGCAACTGAAAATATGATAGGTGGCAATGCGTATAAACCAGATGACGTGCTGATAACTAGAAGCGGAGTAAGTGTTGAAGTAAGAAACACAGACGCAGAGGGTCGTCTTGTGCTAGCTGATTGTTTAGACTGGGCGCAAAGTGAGTTGAAGCCAGATCTTCTTATAGATATGGCAACTTTAACAGGTGCTTGCGTGGTTGGTCTTGGTGAATATACCACAGGAGTTATGGGAAATAACTATGAACTTCAAAACGAGTTCAAAGATTTTACGAAAAAGAGCGGCGAGTTTTTGACTATTTTAGAGTTTAATGATCATTTAAGAGAGCTTGTAAAATCTCAAATAGCAGATATAAGCAATACATCTTCAAGCAGATATGGTGGAGCTATAACTGCTGGTATATTTTTAGATAAATTTATAAAAGAAGAGTTTAAAGATAAATGGTTACATCTTGATATCGCTGGACCTGC
- the lepB gene encoding leader peptidase (signal peptidase I) (Pfam match to PF00717.19 Peptidase_S24), which produces MKKFLSKAYNFSSSWTGTIIIVLLFIFFIAQAFVIPSGSMKNTLLIGDHLFVKKFAYGVSTPHIPFLEVPVWFDSDGDGHIIEGDKPKRGDIVVFRYPEDPKIYYVKRNFANGGDEVIFAPKTMYLRPSGGDAEIEKNYNKNDIVTLLGKKFVKEPYKFKGIHYENRGEKDNFVGQSADTFTIALYYLNQNKFAMTPALITELAPIDGLPFNAFYFKVPDGEFFMVGDNRENSNDSRFWGSVPYKYIVGKPWFVYFSWDKEYKVRWERIGRLASTLETDETLIHE; this is translated from the coding sequence ATGAAAAAATTTCTTTCTAAAGCGTATAATTTTTCTAGTAGCTGGACTGGGACTATAATTATAGTTTTGTTGTTTATATTTTTTATCGCTCAAGCCTTTGTTATACCAAGTGGTTCTATGAAAAATACTCTTCTTATAGGCGATCATTTATTTGTAAAAAAGTTTGCTTATGGCGTATCTACTCCACATATTCCGTTTTTAGAAGTTCCTGTTTGGTTTGATAGCGATGGAGATGGTCACATAATAGAAGGAGACAAGCCAAAACGTGGTGATATCGTTGTTTTTAGATATCCTGAGGATCCTAAAATTTACTATGTGAAAAGAAATTTTGCAAATGGCGGCGATGAGGTGATATTTGCACCAAAAACTATGTATTTAAGACCTTCTGGTGGTGACGCTGAGATAGAAAAAAATTACAATAAAAACGACATCGTTACACTACTTGGTAAAAAATTTGTTAAAGAGCCTTATAAATTTAAAGGCATTCACTATGAAAATAGGGGTGAAAAAGATAATTTCGTAGGGCAAAGCGCAGACACATTTACCATAGCGCTTTATTATCTCAATCAAAATAAATTTGCTATGACTCCAGCACTCATCACAGAACTTGCGCCCATAGATGGACTTCCTTTTAATGCATTTTACTTCAAAGTTCCAGACGGTGAGTTTTTTATGGTTGGAGATAACAGAGAAAATAGCAATGATAGTAGATTTTGGGGAAGCGTACCGTATAAATATATAGTCGGAAAACCTTGGTTTGTATATTTTAGCTGGGATAAAGAGTATAAAGTTAGATGGGAGAGAATAGGCAGACTCGCTAGTACTTTAGAGACTGATGAGACGCTGATACATGAGTAA
- the flhB2 gene encoding FlhB C-terminus-related protein (Pfam match to PF01312.15 Bac_export_2), with translation MAKIKKAVALGYNKKRDNAPKVLASGKGEMASKIIEEAKKHKIPIKEDSDLVEILSKVDINQEIPPNLYKAVAEVFSFLYRATKTKS, from the coding sequence ATGGCGAAAATTAAAAAAGCTGTAGCTTTAGGATACAATAAAAAAAGAGATAACGCTCCAAAAGTGCTAGCATCTGGAAAAGGCGAGATGGCTAGCAAAATCATAGAAGAAGCAAAAAAACATAAAATACCTATAAAAGAGGATTCAGATCTTGTAGAAATACTCAGCAAAGTAGATATAAACCAAGAAATTCCGCCAAATTTATATAAAGCAGTAGCTGAAGTATTTAGCTTTTTATATAGAGCAACTAAGACAAAAAGCTAG
- a CDS encoding putative membrane protein: MKFKNLIIFYVFLDAVLILVMAAFGYIYLLNSQVAFICSTLILFTSYYGYKKRIDEKSINYQLSAQEKSFFDDNEEDDNDLDIKEIKKKAKFKKMDIIGAFKPYRLLGYITLILAFFMLLRRELFEPFSFLLGLVLMPLGVFLAGVFTRDK, translated from the coding sequence ATGAAATTTAAAAATCTTATTATATTTTATGTTTTTTTAGACGCTGTTTTGATACTAGTTATGGCAGCGTTTGGATATATTTATCTTTTAAATTCGCAAGTAGCTTTTATCTGCTCTACTCTTATACTTTTTACTAGTTACTACGGATATAAAAAAAGAATTGATGAAAAATCTATAAATTATCAATTAAGTGCGCAAGAAAAATCATTTTTTGACGATAATGAAGAAGATGATAATGATTTAGATATAAAAGAGATCAAAAAAAAGGCTAAATTTAAAAAAATGGATATTATAGGAGCATTTAAACCATATAGGCTGCTTGGATATATTACTCTTATTTTAGCATTTTTTATGCTTCTAAGAAGAGAATTATTTGAGCCATTTTCTTTCCTCTTAGGGCTAGTTTTGATGCCTCTTGGGGTATTTTTAGCTGGAGTTTTTACACGTGATAAGTAG
- the hemL gene encoding glutamate-1-semialdehyde aminotransferase (Pfam match to PF00202.17 Aminotran_3), whose product MTNKNAFLEAKTYIPGGVDSPVRAFGSVGSDPIFIDHGNGEFLYDIEGNEYIDYVLSWGPLIFGHCDSDIEEAVIKTAKKGLSFGAPCLLETALAKLVLSKFPWLGKIRFVSSGTEATMSAIRLARGYSKKNGIIKFEGCYHGHSDSLLVKAGSGATTFGYSSSLGVPEDIVKNTHIAIYNDIQSVEQCFKNEDIGVIIVEPIAGNMGLVPADQAFLDALRKLCDEYGAVLIFDEVMSGFRASATGSYEFNKIQADIVTFGKVIGGGMSAAAFGAKNEIMELISPLGGVYQAGTLSGNPVAMAAGLASLNKIYNSPNLYKDLENKSKFIVEALKNGAKKAGIALQTEVRGSMWGYFFNDKTVKNYKDALNSDTKLFAKFHAQMLKRGIYLAPSQFETGFVCDKLSQNSLEKTANAIEESFKAL is encoded by the coding sequence ATGACTAATAAAAATGCTTTTTTGGAAGCTAAAACATATATACCAGGCGGTGTTGATTCTCCAGTAAGAGCCTTTGGATCGGTGGGATCAGATCCGATTTTTATAGATCACGGTAATGGTGAGTTTTTATACGATATCGAAGGAAATGAGTATATAGACTATGTTCTTAGCTGGGGTCCTCTTATATTTGGTCATTGCGACTCAGATATAGAAGAAGCTGTTATCAAAACTGCAAAAAAAGGACTTAGTTTTGGTGCTCCGTGTCTTCTTGAAACAGCTCTTGCAAAACTTGTTTTATCAAAATTCCCATGGCTAGGAAAAATTCGTTTTGTAAGCAGCGGAACAGAAGCCACAATGAGCGCGATAAGATTGGCTCGTGGATATAGCAAAAAAAATGGTATTATTAAATTTGAAGGCTGCTACCACGGTCACAGCGATAGTTTATTAGTAAAAGCAGGTAGTGGAGCTACAACTTTTGGATATTCAAGCTCACTTGGAGTACCTGAAGATATCGTAAAAAACACACACATTGCCATTTATAATGATATCCAAAGCGTGGAGCAATGCTTTAAAAATGAAGATATAGGGGTGATCATAGTAGAACCGATCGCAGGAAATATGGGATTAGTTCCAGCAGATCAAGCATTTTTAGATGCGCTTAGAAAACTTTGTGATGAGTATGGCGCGGTTTTGATATTTGATGAAGTTATGAGCGGATTTAGAGCAAGCGCTACTGGAAGCTATGAATTTAATAAAATACAAGCAGATATCGTAACTTTTGGCAAAGTGATCGGCGGAGGAATGAGCGCTGCAGCGTTTGGAGCTAAAAACGAGATAATGGAGCTGATAAGTCCGCTTGGTGGAGTATATCAAGCAGGAACTTTAAGTGGAAATCCAGTAGCTATGGCAGCTGGACTTGCATCGCTAAATAAAATATATAACTCTCCAAATTTATATAAAGATTTAGAAAATAAATCCAAATTTATAGTAGAAGCATTAAAAAATGGTGCTAAAAAAGCTGGTATAGCTTTGCAAACTGAAGTTAGAGGATCTATGTGGGGATACTTTTTTAATGACAAAACTGTTAAAAACTATAAAGACGCATTAAACTCAGACACGAAATTATTTGCTAAATTTCACGCACAAATGCTAAAACGCGGTATCTACCTCGCTCCTAGTCAGTTTGAAACAGGATTTGTATGTGATAAACTTAGCCAAAATAGTTTAGAAAAAACAGCAAATGCGATAGAAGAGAGTTTTAAAGCGTTATGA
- a CDS encoding putative membrane protein — protein MLVDWIFYTFLICFSIYLIVMVFYYKTLLRKERSMRDFMKNNLDDTEIVIRKLQVQLQRSLGNIDILTDELNKIKSDVTSLRTRNSQYRIENDKLRLRIKELEGKIEALL, from the coding sequence ATGCTAGTGGATTGGATATTTTATACATTTTTAATATGCTTTAGCATATATCTTATAGTAATGGTGTTTTATTACAAAACTTTGCTTAGAAAAGAGCGCTCAATGCGTGATTTTATGAAAAATAATCTTGATGACACCGAAATAGTTATAAGAAAACTGCAAGTTCAGCTACAACGTTCATTAGGAAATATTGATATTTTAACAGATGAACTAAATAAAATTAAATCCGACGTTACTAGTCTTCGTACTAGAAATTCTCAATACCGTATAGAAAATGATAAATTAAGATTAAGAATAAAAGAGCTAGAGGGTAAGATAGAAGCTCTACTATAA
- the rpiB gene encoding allose-6-phosphate isomerase / ribose-5-phosphate isomerase B (bifunctional~Pfam match to PF02502.14 LacAB_rpiB) has protein sequence MKVAQIFIASDHAGFDAKEFVKSYLSNFEFDVVDLGAYSKDVSVDYPDFADKMAENIDNDFKFGILICGTGIGISIAANRHPHIRCALCHDATTAKLAREHNDANVLCFGGRIVGTSIIQDMIKVFFATEFAGGRHEKRVYKLGSCKC, from the coding sequence ATGAAAGTTGCTCAGATTTTTATAGCAAGTGATCACGCTGGATTTGATGCTAAGGAGTTTGTAAAAAGTTATCTATCAAATTTCGAGTTTGACGTGGTTGATCTTGGAGCGTATTCAAAAGATGTGAGCGTAGATTATCCTGATTTTGCCGATAAAATGGCTGAAAATATAGATAACGATTTTAAATTCGGTATCTTAATATGTGGAACAGGAATAGGCATATCCATAGCCGCAAATCGCCATCCTCATATAAGATGCGCTCTTTGCCATGACGCTACTACTGCGAAATTAGCTCGTGAGCATAATGATGCAAACGTACTTTGCTTTGGTGGTAGGATAGTTGGAACTAGTATAATTCAAGATATGATAAAAGTATTTTTTGCTACTGAGTTTGCCGGAGGCAGACATGAAAAAAGAGTTTATAAATTAGGAAGCTGCAAATGCTAG
- a CDS encoding putative membrane protein, DedA family, type I (SNARE domain) (Pfam match to PF09335.7 SNARE_assoc) yields the protein MEETLKNILFEYKNWAYLIIFVWCIMEGEIALILAGILAHEGHVNLAMIVFVAGIGGFVGDQIYFYIGRYNKKYIQKKLVKQRRKFAVAHLLLGRYGWPIIFIQRYMYGFRTIIPMSIGITRYSAKKFAFINLLSAWVWAAITILLAWYFGQQIWDVIHWAEAHWYFAIPIIILFLTALILGFKQLEKNILNERKKRHEIHNS from the coding sequence ATGGAAGAGACCTTAAAAAATATACTGTTTGAGTACAAAAATTGGGCGTATCTTATTATTTTTGTTTGGTGTATTATGGAGGGTGAGATAGCTCTCATACTTGCTGGAATACTAGCTCACGAAGGACATGTAAATCTCGCTATGATAGTATTTGTAGCTGGTATAGGCGGATTTGTTGGAGATCAAATTTATTTTTATATAGGTAGATACAATAAAAAATATATTCAAAAAAAGCTCGTCAAACAGAGGCGAAAATTCGCAGTTGCACATCTACTTTTAGGGCGATATGGTTGGCCTATAATCTTTATCCAGCGTTATATGTATGGATTTCGCACGATTATACCTATGAGTATTGGTATAACTCGTTATAGTGCTAAAAAATTTGCATTTATAAATTTGCTAAGTGCTTGGGTATGGGCTGCTATAACAATACTTTTAGCTTGGTATTTCGGTCAGCAGATCTGGGATGTGATTCACTGGGCGGAAGCTCACTGGTACTTTGCTATACCTATCATCATACTGTTCTTGACAGCGTTGATTTTAGGGTTTAAACAATTGGAAAAAAATATACTAAATGAAAGGAAAAAACGGCATGAAATTCACAATAGTTGA
- a CDS encoding putative ATPase-related protein (Pfam match to PF09527.6 ATPase_gene1), which translates to MSEKSNRATNINKAIRAADGLSLGISMVVAVIMGFGIGWGLKLLSGSNWGLGIGIFIGVAAAINNVYKAYKSQIKSYEEFKNKPSPNFKDDDDEI; encoded by the coding sequence ATGAGTGAAAAATCAAACAGAGCCACAAATATAAACAAAGCAATCAGAGCAGCAGACGGCTTGAGTCTTGGTATTTCGATGGTTGTAGCTGTCATAATGGGATTTGGTATCGGATGGGGTTTGAAACTATTAAGCGGTTCTAACTGGGGACTTGGAATAGGTATTTTTATAGGCGTAGCAGCAGCTATAAATAATGTATATAAAGCTTACAAATCGCAGATTAAAAGCTATGAGGAATTTAAAAACAAACCATCACCGAATTTCAAAGACGATGATGATGAAATTTAA